From the genome of Nicotiana sylvestris chromosome 2, ASM39365v2, whole genome shotgun sequence, one region includes:
- the LOC104218006 gene encoding uncharacterized protein yields MTNTSGSGDKVVSENPQSPTPVPPPTSRSPTTPSSGTQVNPTMPGASADGSSSASAGIPTRASASASAGGSSARVAVSVAVASPRKRGSMLAVGEGSSRGGMGAANQTRSVRPNVPLLIAPPPAAPAYPAPPPQPENTCVVCHKDFHSIKALFGHMNSHPNRGWKGAYPPPTFNREEFADLHAQMQQQEEQEVVRNAGDPVVEEVPPERRDVVPDLNVAEPAVGEGYRLPDLNLPPPAEE; encoded by the coding sequence atgaCGAACACTAGCGGCAGCGGCGATAAGGTTGTCTCCGAAAATCCTCAATCACCCACTCCCGTCCCACCTCCTACTTCCCGAAGTCCCACTACTCCTAGTAGTGGTACTCAAGTGAACCCCACCATGCCCGGTGCCAGTGCTGATGGCAGTAGTAGCGCTAGCGCTGGCATTCCCACCAGAGCGAGTGCCAGTGCTAGTGCTGGTGGAAGCAGTGCTAGGGTTGCAGTCAGTGTTGCTGTTGCTTCTCCGAGGAAGAGAGGAAGCATGTTGGCTGTAGGGGAAGGATCGTCAAGAGGAGGGATGGGTGCGGCAAACCAAACCCGTAGTGTGAGGCCGAATGTGCCTCTACTGATTGCACCCCCACCTGCTGCACCGGCGTATCCTGCTCCTCCTCCTCAGCCCGAGAACACATGCGTGGTGTGTCACAAAGACTTCCATTCGATTAAAGCTTTGTTCGGACACATGAATTCGCATCCTAATCGCGGGTGGAAAGGTGCGTATCCTCCTCCTACTTTTAATAGGGAGGAGTTTGCTGATCTGCATGCACAAatgcaacaacaagaagaacaagaagttGTGAGAAATGCTGGCGACCCCGTGGTGGAAGAAGTACCTCCCGAAAGGCGCGACGTAGTCCCTGATCTTAATGTTGCTGAACCCGCGGTAGGGGAAGGATATCGTTTGCCTGATTTGAATTTACCACCACCAGCAGAGGAATAA
- the LOC138885848 gene encoding uncharacterized protein, giving the protein MSLANVLIDAYHTLVDDKDALTLELGEVEQTRDDLVVCVVDLKESISNLENEKVVLTEKIASVEHERDDLLVVIIDLKETIEELGAEYRPGNSKKGKVIASEAHIKLEKELTVVRTNLCVELQLQVELERVKNDLEKSLKWTWSSEAITAIYVNNGGNRYKNIYVADFESLQSGDLSCLKVVDDEAELWHRRLGHTSFSLLNKLIQKDMVRGLPMSKFKEHKVCDACAIGKYVKSSFKSKKDVSTSKPLDLLHMDLCGPMRVQNRGGKGYIFVIVDDYSRFIWTLFLRTKDETFKVFVAFVRKIQVKMESRVACIRSNHGTEFDNAKFDEFCTKNGITHNFSALRTPCEHVIFALRKTAPK; this is encoded by the exons ATGTCATTAGCAAATGTATTAATTGATGCCTATCATACTCTTGTAGATGATAAAGATGCCTTGACCTTAGAACTAGGAGAAGttgaacaaactagagatgatTTGGTAGTGTGTGTAGTTGATTTGAAGGAAAGCATAAGTAATCTTGAGAATGAAAAGGTGGTTCTAACTGAAAAAATTGCTAGTGtagaacatgaaagagatgaCCTTCTAGTAGTGATTATAGACTTAAAGGAAACAATAGAGGAACTTGGAGCTGAGTATAGGCCTGGAAATTCTAAAAAGGGGAAAGTGATAGCTAGTGAGGCACATATTAAGCTTGAAAAAGAGTTAACTGTTGTGAGAACTAATTTGTGTGTTGAACTGCAGCTCCAAGTAGAACTGGAAAGAGTAAAGAATGATCTTGAGAAGTCCCTTaaatggacctggtcctcagaagctaTTACTGCTATATATGTTAATAATGGTGGTAACAG atacaagaacatctatgttgctgatttcgagtctctacaaagtggtgatctgagttgcttgaaagttgttgatgatgaagCTGAACTGTGGCACAGAAGACTAGGGCACACAAGTTTCTCTCTTCTGaataaactaattcagaaggacatGGTTCGTGGTCtgcccatgtcaaagttcaaAGAACATAAAGTCTGTGATGCCTGTGCTATAGGGAAGTATGTGAAGTCCTCATTCAAGTCAAAGAAAGATGTCAGCACCTCAAAACCACTTGATCTCCTTcatatggatctgtgtggacctatgagagtgcaaaACAGGGGAGGAAAAGGGTACAtctttgtgatagtggatgactactccagattcattTGGACTCTATTTCTTAGAACAAAAGATGAAACCTTTAAAGTATTCGTAGCCTTTGTAAGGAAAATCCAAGTGAAGATGGAATCGAGAGTAGCATGCATTAGATCAAATCATGGAACAGAGTTTGACAATGCCAAGTTTGATGAATTCTGTACCAAAAATGGCattactcacaacttctcagctctaAGAActccctgtgagcacgtgatttttgccttacgaaaaactgctccaaaataa